One Vulpes lagopus strain Blue_001 chromosome 18, ASM1834538v1, whole genome shotgun sequence DNA window includes the following coding sequences:
- the GHRH gene encoding somatoliberin — protein MLLWVFFLVILTLSSGSHSSPPSLPIRIPRYADAIFTNSYRKVLGQLSARKLLQDIMSRHQGERNWEQGAKVRLGRQVDSLWASQKLMALENILASLLQKRR, from the exons ATGCTGCTCTGGGTGTTCTTCCTGGTGATCCTCACCCTCAGCAGTGGCTCCCACTCTTCCCCGCCATCCCTGCCCATCAG AATCCCTCGGTATGCAGACGCCATCTTCACCAACAGCTACCGGAAGGTGCTGGGCCAGCTGTCCGCCCGCAAGCTCCTGCAGGACATCATGAGCCGGCATCAGGG AGAAAGAAACTGGGAGCAAGGAGCAAAGGTACGACTCGGCCGTCAGGTGGACAGTCTGTGGGCAAGCCAAAAGCTGATGGCATTGGAGAACATCCTGGCGTCCCTGTTACAGAAACGCAGGTAg